From Lemur catta isolate mLemCat1 chromosome 19, mLemCat1.pri, whole genome shotgun sequence, a single genomic window includes:
- the LOC123624712 gene encoding alpha-fetoprotein produces MKWVESFFVIFLLSFTESRTLHRNAYGIASILNSSQCTANMNLADLATIFFAQFVQEATYKEVSMMVKDVLTVIEKPTEQAAGCFDNQMSVFLEEICHEKEIPEKYGLSDCCSQSEDERLKCLLAHKKAAPASIPAFQVPEPVMSCKAYEEDREAFMNRYIYEIARRHPFLYAPTVLSSAARYDKIIPLCCKAENAVECFQTKAASITKELRESSLLNQHTCAVMKNFGSRTFQAVTVTKLSQKFTKVNFTEIQKLVLDVAHVHEQCCRGDVLECLQDGERIMSYICSQPDTMSSKIAECCKLPTLELGHCIIHAENDDKPEGLSPNLNRFLGDRDFNQFSSGEKNIFLASFVHEYSRRHPDLAVSVILRVAKGYQELLEKCFQSENPLECQDKGEEELQKYIQESQALAKRSCGLFQKLGEYYLQNAFLVAYTKKAPQLTSSELMTFTRKMATAGATCCQLSEDKQLACGEGAADLIIGQLCIRHEATPVNPGVGQCCTSSYANRRPCFSSLVVDETYVPPSFSDDKFIFHKDLCQAQGVALQTMKQEFLINLVKQKPQITEEQLEAVIADFSSLLEKCCQGQGQEECFAEEGPKLISKTRAALGV; encoded by the exons ATGAAGTGGGTCGaatcattttttgtaattttcctaCTAAGTTTTACTGAATCCAGAACACTGCATAGAAATGCATATGGAATAG CTTCCATATTGAATTCTTCACAATGTACTGCAAATATGAACTTAGCTGACTT AGCTACCATATTTTTTGCCCAGTTTGTTCAAGAAGCCACTTACAAGGAAGTAAGCATGATGGTGAAAGATGTATTAACTGTAATTGAGAAACCCACTGAGCAAGCTGCAGGGTGTTTTGATAACCAG ATGTCTGTCTTTCTGGAAGAAATTTGTCATGAGAAAGAAATTCCTGAGAAGTATGGACTTTCAGACTGCTGCAGCCAGAGTGAAGATGAAAGACTTAAGTGTTTACTTGCACACAAGAAGGCCGCTCCAGCATCCATTCCAGCCTTCCAAGTTCCAGAACCTGTCATGAGCTGTAAAGCATATGAAGAAGACAGGGAGGCATTCATGAACAG ATACATCTATGAGATCGCAAGGAGGCACCCCTTCCTGTACGCACCTACAGTGCTTTCTTCTGCTGCTCGTTATGACAAAATCATCCCACTCTGCTGCAAAGCTGAAAATGCCGTGGAATGCTTCCAAACAAAG GCAGCATCAATTacaaaagaattaagagaaagCAGCTTGTTAAATCAACATACATGTGCAGTAATGAAGAATTTTGGATCCCGAACCTTCCAAGCCGT aacTGTTACTAAACTGAGTCAGAAGTTTACCAAGGTTAATTTTACTGAAATCCAGAAACTGGTCCTCGATGTGGCCCATGTCCACGAGCAGTGTTGCAGAGGAGACGTGCTGGAGTGTCTGCAGGATGGG GAAAGAATTATGTCCTACATATGTTCTCAACCAGATACTATGTCAAGCAAAATAGCAGAATGCTGTAAATTGCCCACACTTGAACTTGGTCATTGTATAATTCATGCAGAAAATGATGACAAACCTGAAGGTCTATCTCCAAATCTAAACAGATTTTTAGGAGATAGAGATTTCAATCAATTTTCTTCAGGCGAAAAAAATATCTTCTTGGCGAG TTTTGTTCATGAATATTCAAGAAGACATCCTGACCTTGCTGTTTCAGTAATTCTAAGAGTTGCTAAAGGATACCAGGAGTTACTGGAGAAGTGTTTCCAGTCTGAAAATCCTCTTGAATGTCAGGATAAAGGA GAAGAAGAATTACAGAAATACATCCAGGAGAGCCAAGCATTGGCAAAGCGAAGCTGTGGCCTCTTCCAGAAATTAGGAGAATATTACTTGCAAAATGC GTTTCTGGTTGCTTACACTAAGAAAGCCCCTCAGCTCACCTCGTCTGAGCTAATGACCTTCACCAGAAAAATGGCAACCGCAGGAGCCACTTGTTGCCAACTCAGTGAAGACAAACAACTGGCCTGTGGTGAGGGAGCG GCTGACCTTATTATTGGACAATTATGTATCAGACATGAAGCGACTCCTGTAAACCCTGGGGTTGGCCAGTGCTGCACTTCATCATATGCCAACAGGAGGCCATGCTTCAGCAGCTTGGTGGTGGATGAAACATACGTCCCTCCTTCATTCTCTGATGACAAGTTCATCTTCCATAAGGACCTGTGCCAAGCTCAGGGTGTAGCACTGCAAACAATGAAGCAAGA gTTTCTCATTAACCTTGTGAAGCAAAAGCCACAAATCACAGAGGAACAACTTGAGGCTGTCATTGCAGATTTCTCAAGTCTGTTGGAGAAATGCTGCCAAGGCCAGGGGCAGGAAGAATGCTTTGCCGAAGAG